From the genome of Bombus huntii isolate Logan2020A chromosome 14, iyBomHunt1.1, whole genome shotgun sequence, one region includes:
- the LOC126873060 gene encoding uncharacterized protein LOC126873060 produces MASRMKALYNQVIFERRILLGCTVLVGLSVCIWSIAIGTDHWFTVEAPNEGGLPLGDPSKGRRLIYKHMGLWRGCVEGTMPQSENSTEMIPYKECKNQDMFPTEKQFKLNPGLNTVVNYSRTQASFAIISLFVMIMGFSFSIYTFRNPRYMFKRLAGGIHFISAACNMVVIQVLLSSINFESKHVHTTFPKDATTKYDFSLILAWIVFLCNLFAGCAFMVFSRKRKRDKAPTEEIAMADEPTIIGR; encoded by the exons ATGGCGAGTCGAATGAAAGCGTTATACAATCAG GTAATCTTCGAGAGGCGAATTCTTCTTGGTTGTACTGTTCTCGTTGGCCTGTCAGTGTGCATATGGTCGATTGCCATTGGAACCGATCACTGGTTCACAGTCGAAGCACCGAATGAAGGAGGTTTACCCCTTGGGGATCCAAGCAAAGGTAGACGATTAATCTACAAGCATATGGGTCTCTGGAGAGGTTGTGTGGAAGGGACCATGCCACAGTCAGAAAACTCCACCGAAATGATCCCCTACA aGGAGTGCAAGAATCAGGACATGTTCCCAACCGAGAAGCAGTTCAAGTTGAACCCAGGATTAAACACTGTAGTCA ATTATTCGAGGACACAGGCATCGTTCGCGATAATCAGCCTATTCGTGATGATAATGGGCTTTTCTTTCTCGATCTACACGTTTCGTAATCCACGATATATGTTCAAACGATTGGCTGGTGGAATACATTTCATTAGTG CCGCTTGTAACATGGTGGTGATACAAGTGCTTCTGTCCTCGATCAATTTCGAAAGCAAACATGTACACACGACATTTCCAAAGGATGCAACCACGAAGTACGACTTTTCTCTGATTCTGGCCTGGATAGTATTTCTCTGCAACCTGTTCGCGGGTTGTGCCTTTATGGTGTTCTCCAGGAAGCGAAAGAGGGACAAGGCACCGACGGAAGAAATTGCGATGGCTGACGAACCGACCATAATCGGTCGTTGA
- the LOC126873063 gene encoding multiple inositol polyphosphate phosphatase 1-like, translating into MNTYVLFLTFLISHVYARDGDSCFADEDDPYLYMATKTAYHFVHAGKTRFQDVPNCHAEQIWMFATHGTRCPSETEDIEMQKLTKLRDHIISNHEVQNNGRMCIRDLENLKRWKTDEYLKIERAEVLTPQGVEDMRLLARRLQSNFPQLLQPIDENITAENYVFKTTDARESSMSYFMEGLFGDRQAVDAEEVAINDTLLTMYKSCNMWNNGPSNTTIKEVIMFEEGAQFKNLIQNVSQNLGFLEDISKESVLTMYNMCRYEKAWTVTKLSPWCAVFSKEELRVLEYREDLYYYYKAGYGREINAQLGCTLLQDMMNHFWRVEQNGESNEPKGIFYFGDIISLQNLLTTLNINKDQTQLTAFNYKDMAKRRWRTSFMSSFAANLVAVFYRCDITSQPNKVMFYLAEKLVMLDGCDVGLCDWEYFKQKFNPMLKHCDLNVCWNGSGATTYATNFFLVLLSCFSLVFIRK; encoded by the exons ATGAATACATACGTACTATTCTTGACATTCTTAATTAGTCACGTTTACGCGCGTGACGGTGACTCTTGTTTTGCGGACGAAGATGATCCATATTTATATATGGCCACTAAAACTGCCTACCATTTTGTCCACGCCGGTAAAACTCGGTTTCAAGATGTACCCA ACTGTCATGCAGAGCAAATTTGGATGTTTGCTACACACGGTACACGATGTCCGTCTGAAACGGAGGATATCGAAATGCAAAAATTAACAAAACTACGGGATCATATAATTAGCAATCACGAAGTTCAAAACA ATGGCCGTATGTGCATCAgagatttagaaaatttaaagagATGGAAAACGGACGAGTACCTCAAAATCGAAAGAGCGGAAGTTTTGACACCGCAAGGTGTGGAAGATATGAGATTGCTTGCGAGACGATTGCAAAGCAATTTTCCGCAGCTTCTTCAACCAATCGACGAAAATATAACGGCGGAAAATTATGTG tttaAAACGACCGATGCACGCGAAAGCAGCATGAGTTACTTTATGGAGGGACTGTTTGGAGACAGACAAGCGGTAGATGCAGAAGAAGTTGCCATAAATGATACTCTGCTTACA ATGTATAAATCCTGCAACATGTGGAATAATGGTCCTAGTAATACTACCATCAAAGAAGTAATTATGTTCGAAGAAGGAGCGCAATTTAAAAATCTGATACAGAATGTCAGTCAGAATCTTGGGTTTTTGGAGGATATTTCCAAAG AATCAGTTCTAACGATGTACAATATGTGCCGTTACGAAAAGGCCTGGACAGTGACGAAACTTTCTCCTTGGTGTGctgttttcagtaaagaagaACTTCGTGTGCTAGAGTATCGCGAAGATCTCTACTATTATTACAAGGCCGGATATGGACGTGAAATCAATGCGCAGCTAGGATGTACCCTTTTGCAAGACATGATGAATCACTTTtg GAGAGTGGAACAAAATGGAGAGTCTAACGAACCTAAAGGCATATTCTACTTCGGCGATATCATAAGTCTGCAGAACCTCTTGACCACGTTGAATATTAATAAGGATCAAACGCAACTGACGGcttttaattacaaagatatGGCGAAACGTCGTTGGCGAACCTCTTTCATGTCGTCCTTCGCCGCGAATCTTGTCGCTGTATTTTACAG ATGCGACATCACTAGTCAACCAAACAAAGTAATGTTTTACTTGGCTGAGAAACTGGTCATGCTCGACGGATGTGATGTTGGTCTCTGCGATTGGGAATATTTCAAGCAGAAGTTCAATCCAATGCTTAAACATTGCGATCTTAATGTTTGCTGGAACGGAAGTGGTGCCACCACTTACGCTACCAATTTCTTCCTCGTCCTTCTTTCATGCTTCTCTCTAGTCTTTATTAGAAAGTAG
- the LOC126873065 gene encoding multiple inositol polyphosphate phosphatase 1-like, with protein MQFFRKGSMSRVNIFAILITLFCLTNELVSSDSNYCYSDDEHPYLCAGTKTAYEVEHGLIKNTTLPNCKPVQIWMLIRHGTRNPGKDQIKSMKHNLPKLQSSIIENHEKYGNGSLCQKDLEKLKTWKLDPNLKKHRSKYLTTQGEKDLSSLGARFKDYFPELLQSYPVDTLKKIYKFRSTDLQRTIASMENFINGLFGNVTIDNTVVVPTSEDTLLQYYKICKAWLEQVHNSTGKSEVDKFLDSPSFREIIGNVSQRLGFSNSLSFDDVLIMYTACTFENAWYVNERSPWCAAFTKHEDELFEYEEDLYYYYHAGYGEEMSTVIGCPPLQDMFNGFRKLESEDSSEEPQGIFYFTHSTALQLLLTTMGVAKDSIPLKASNFESMRNRKWNSSRLAPFAANLAAIFYRCDSSNKVRFYLNEKPLDYEGCELGVCDWEYLKEKMGPNAFDCNTDFCKADTTK; from the exons ATGCAGTTCTTTCGTAAAGGAAGTATGTCGAGAGTAAACATTTTTGCGATATTAATTACACTTTTTTGTTTGACAAACGAGTTAGTTTCAAGTGATAGTAATTATTGTTATTCCGACGATGAACATCCCTATCTATGCGCTGGTACGAAGACGGCTTATGAAGTCGAACATGgcttaattaaaaatactacTCTTCCAA ATTGCAAGCCAGTCCAAATTTGGATGTTAATTAGACACGGAACTCGCAATCCTGGAAAGGATCAGATCAAAAGCATGAAACATAATTTGCCAAAACTTCAAAGTAGCATCATCGAGAATCATGAAAAATATGGAA ATGGTAGTTTATGCCAGAAGGACTTAGAGAAACTAAAAACGTGGAAGTTAGATCCAAATCTTAAAAAACACCGATCCAAGTATTTGACAACTCAAGGTGAAAAAGATTTATCATCGCTCGGTGCACGGTTTAAAGATTATTTCCCGGAACTTTTGCAATCCTATCCGGTTGAtactttaaagaaaatatacaaa tttAGGTCAACAGATCTGCAACGAACTATAGCTAGTatggaaaattttattaatgggCTCTTCGGTAATGTAACCATCGACAACACGGTGGTAGTACCAACTTCTGAGGATACTCTGTTACAg tattataaaatttgcaaGGCATGGTTGGAACAAGTGCATAATTCGACGGGCAAATCTGAAGTTGATAAATTTTTAGATAGTCCATCATTCAGAGAAATAATCGGCAATGTTAGTCAGCGACTTGGCTTTTCGAACAGCCTTTCTTTcg ATGATGTTTTAATTATGTACACCGCATGCACTTTTGAAAATGCTTGGTACGTAAATGAAAGATCGCCCTGGTGTGCCGCTTTTACAAAGCACGAAGATGAACTATTCGAGTACGAAGAGGATCTGTATTATTATTACCACGCCGGTTACGGCGAAGAAATGAGCACTGTCATTGGATGTCCACCGTTACAGGACATGTTTAATGGTTTTAG aaaattggAGAGCGAAGACTCAAGCGAAGAACCACAAGGCATTTTCTATTTCACTCATAGTACGGCGCTTCAATTGCTTTTAACAACGATGGGGGTTGCAAAAGACTCGATACCTTTGAAAGCTTCGAATTTTGAAAGTATGAGAAACAGAAAGTGGAATAGTTCCCGCCTGGCGCCGTTCGCTGCGAATCTTGCAGCCATTTTCTATAG GTGCGATTCGTCGAATAAAGTTAGGTTTTACTTAAACGAGAAACCTTTAGACTACGAAGGTTGTGAATTGGGCGTGTGCGACTGGGAATATTTGAAGGAGAAAATGGGACCCAACGCGTTCGACTGTAACACAGATTTTTGTAAAGCTGATacaacaaaataa
- the LOC126873071 gene encoding uncharacterized protein LOC126873071 — translation MASIEESWKEAIDGLNSDVCDTWFTKLQEAYSEEKRTYHNLDSLHDKLNCYYEIKNNLKNPQAVLLALFFQNFEYDPKALDGENKNLEHFNAFADEAEIPADAQLREEACELLKVAATHSTDAHKIGGAFGGEDAHYFLDLDMAVLGSCPESYAEYREKIRGEYSFLSEPMYTALRLKVLQNFVQIPNIFATKEFREKYEEQARQNIQAEVELLS, via the exons ATGGCATCAATAGAAGAAAGCTGGAAAGAAGCAATTGATGGATTAAATAGTGATGTCTGTGACACATGGTTCACAAAACTACAAGAAGCTTATTCAGAAGAAAAACGTACTTATCATAATCTAGATTCTCTTCATGATAAATTGAATTGTTattatgaaattaagaatAACTTGAAGAATCCACAAGCTGTGCTTCTTGCCTTATTTTTTCAAAA cTTCGAATATGATCCCAAAGCTTTAGATGGTGAAAACAAGAATTTGGAGCATTTTAATGCATTTGCAGATGAAGCTGAAATTCCTGCT GATGCACAATTAAGAGAAGAAGCTTGTGAACTTCTGAAAGTAGCTGCAACACATAGTACTGATGCACATAAAATTGGTGGTGCCTTTGGTGGTGAAGATGCTCATTACTTTTTAGATTTGGACATGGCTGTGTTAGGATCTTGTCCAGAAAGTTATGCAGAATATAGAGAAAAAATACGTGGAGAATATTCTTTTCTTAGTGAGCCAATGTATACTGCATTACGTTTAAAG GTACTGCAGAACTTTGTGCAGATCCCAAATATTTTTGCCACAAAGGAATTTCGAGAAAAATATGAAGAGCAAGCACGACAAAATATTCAAGCTGAAGTTGAATTGTTGTCTTAG